One genomic window of Aricia agestis chromosome 7, ilAriAges1.1, whole genome shotgun sequence includes the following:
- the LOC121728997 gene encoding uncharacterized protein LOC121728997, producing MPKRSRTCQEDLDRLLNKVRKLEKKIRERENVNPAVARDHAEQAAAKLAPASPAPPSTLTNHAPTGTYGIEPSDWSQYDLDQVIYDQNYGNSINFQEAFVEDVAETPEANFIGDDNPEPITPPIIVGESSALDADALEILGDDPSLTEKHGKEIIPELASRLQHIATTGISYEMRKDLLSKYLIPSNCSHIDAPKINPEIKAAIPETVAKKEKGLAVKQKQMAHAISCLGEILSNEMNSKNKNKESLQKLMDLARLLCDIQHNDSVTRRNFIIFSLKKDVKEHLSNTKIDSFLFSEALPETLKHAKTINKSITELKANTPAKPKKPVTSSMKPLNRKPPGTAYRPQTQPGRNYQPAAPRTQQPAHSSKTLSRQPAAKTAPLRRRY from the exons ATGCCGAAACGTTCGCGGACGTGCCAAGAGGATTTGGATCGACTTCTGAACAAAGTCCGAAAATTAGAGAAGAAAATTCGTGAGCGAGAAAATGTTAACCCTGCGGTGGCGCGCGATCATGCGGAACAAGCCGCCGCCAAGCTGGCGCCAGCGTCGCCCGCGCCACCATCTACCCTCACGAATCATGCGCCGACAG GTACATACGGAATCGAACCGTCCGACTGGTCTCAGTATGACTTAGACCAGGTCATTTACGATCAAAACTATGGAAATAGTATTAATTTCCAAGAGGCATTCGTCGAAGATGTAGCAGAGACTCCGGAGGCTAATTTCATTGGAGATGATAACCCAGAACCAATAACGCCACCTATTATAGTAGGCGAAAGTTCAGCCCTAGATGCAGATGCCCTCGAAATCCTAGGTGACGATCCGTCACTGACTGAAAAACATGGTAAGGAAATTATTCCTGAACTGGCCTCGCGCCTTCAACACATAGCAACCACAGGCATTAGCTATGAGATGCGCAAGGATTTATTATCAAAGTATCTGATCCCATCTAACTGCTCTCATATTGACGCTCCAAAAATTAaccctgaaataaaagctgctattCCAGAAACGGTAGCTAAAAAAGAAAAAGGATTAGCTGTCAAACAAAAGCAAATGGCACACGCCATTTCATGCCTAGGAGAAATTTTATCTAATGAAAtgaattctaaaaataaaaataaagaatcaTTACAAAAACTTATGGACTTAGCGAGACTTTTGTGTGACATTCAGCACAATGATTCAGTCACAAGAcggaattttataatattttctcttaAGAAAGACGTAAAAGAACATCTTTCCAATACGAAGATTGATTCCTTTCTGTTTAGCGAAGCTCTACCTGAAACGCTAAAACATGCCAAGACAATCAATAAATCTATTACTGAGCTTAAGGCAAATACACCTGCCAAACCTAAAAAGCCAGTTACCTCTTCTATGAAGCCTTTAAACCGCAAGCCCCCGGGTACAGCGTACAGGCCGCAGACCCAGCCAGGGAGGAACTACCAGCCTGCAGCCCCCCGCACGCAGCAGCCCGCGCACTCATCCAAGACGTTATCGCGTCAACCAGCAGCGAAAACAGCTCCACTGCGCCGCCGATACTAA